One Prunus dulcis chromosome 8, ALMONDv2, whole genome shotgun sequence DNA window includes the following coding sequences:
- the LOC117638348 gene encoding uncharacterized protein LOC117638348, producing the protein MDRKDGADHGGHGCSTEQQGYSGHLLLDQKCQTLVDSIKRRYRDPLAITWQVFRAAFDSQYYPQAYQNVKMQEFLQLEQGIMTVLEYEKKFHDLSKYCLPLVEDEIKKCQLFTMGLKASIRDIVISQRLTNFGDVVMSASLIESSQMMVRPRGELRKQQFDIGGPSQGSSKRGSYSSGSSSGRSYGGYRPGFSSSGGSNQSSSSGNCFGGSTVRGTGRQLLSASGRRSRPQCARCGRYHSGPCQQGTTGCYYYGQSGHFRKDCLLFLQNRETTIASTPGTGMQGRSQETPQFVEASSSGGAQTSVGSSQ; encoded by the coding sequence ATGGATAGAAAGGATGGAGCGGATCATGGAGGTCATGGCTGTTCCACAGAACAGCAGGGTTACTCTGGCCACCTTCTTCTTGATCAGAAATGCCAGACATTGGTGGACTCGATTAAGAGGAGATATCGGGATCCTTTAGCCATTACGTGGCAAGTATTTAGAGCTGCATTTGACAGTCAGTATTACCCACAAGCCTACCAGAATGTGAAGATGCAAGAGTTTTTACAGCTGGAACAGGGGATAATGACTGTATTAGAGTACGAGAAAAAGTTTCATGATCTGTCAAAGTATTGTCTTCCACTGGTGGAGGATGAAATCAAGAAGTGTCAACTTTTCACGATGGGGTTAAAGGCTTCCATCCGAGATATTGTGATCAGTCAGCGGTTGACTAATTTTGGTGATGTGGTGATGTCTGCCTCGTTGATTGAAAGTAGCCAGATGATGGTCAGGCCACGGGGTGAACTCCGTAAGCAGCAGTTTGACATAGGTGGTCCTAGTCAGGGATCATCTAAGAGAGGCAGTTACAGTTCTGGATCATCTAGTGGTCGCAGCTATGGAGGTTACCGACCTGGATTTAGTTCCAGCGGAGGTTCCAACCAAAGTAGCAGTTCTGGAAACTGCTTTGGGGGTAGTACAGTTAGAGGTACTGGAAGACAGTTGCTGTCAGCATCTGGCAGGAGGAGTCGCCCCCAATGTGCCAGGTGTGGTAGGTACCATTCTGGGCCTTGCCAGCAGGGCACTACTGGATGCTATTACTATGGACAGTCTGGACATTTTCGAAAAGATTGCCTGTTGTTCCTTCAGAATAGAGAGACCACAATTGCATCGACTCCAGGGACAGGTATGCAGGGTAGATCACAGGAGACACCACAGTTTGTGGAGGCTTCGTCCAGTGGTGGAGCCCAGACCAGTGTAGGCAGCAGTCAGTAA